A single window of Colletotrichum higginsianum IMI 349063 chromosome 8, whole genome shotgun sequence DNA harbors:
- a CDS encoding Major facilitator superfamily transporter — MLDFLRKKSSESESAPPPPETLVAPRKPFRKAIIPVIACGAGLFSDGYINNVIGSVTTVLALQYGDLYKTSNAKKYVGDIAFAGTVVGQLAFGWLADHWSRTNSLLVSTVILVVFTALAAGSYFKGDAVGMFNILAAWRFFVGIGIGGEYPAGSVGAAESTGELKSGSRNLWFIMFTNTMIDWGFVIGAFVPYVVAAACHNSHYSTIWRTSLGIGVVFPIFLFVLRLFVKEPEEFTKNSMRYAKTPYLLSLKFYGWRLFVVSLIWFIYDFSAYSFGIYSSTILSNLYGNTAPLTTVFGWNTVINLFYIPGTMLGAPASDWLGPRYALALGVFLQAVVGFIMAGDYFNLSQPGMVGGFVVVYGVFLALGEFGPGNNIGLLAAKTCATGIRGKYYGVAAAIGKIGAFVGTWGNSIHVSGGARSRWLTHPFTVFPYIQAAAGDDAVASAQYPFWVSSSLCVLSAALAVFCLPHIGQDTIAIEDARYRAYLEANGYDTRQLGLKRGESVESADERSPVEGLSETTKGEKTVG, encoded by the exons ATGCTTGATTTTCTAAGGAAAAagtcgtccgagtccgagtcggcgccgccgccgccggagacCTTGGTCGCGCCGCGCAAACCGTTCCGGAAGGCCATCATCCCCGTCATCGCGTGCGGCGCCGGTCTCTTCTCCGACGGATACATCAACAAC GTTATTGGGTCCGTCACCACTGTCCTTGCGCTTCAGTATGGCGACCTCTACAAGACCTCCAACGCCAAGAAGTACGTCGGCGACATCGCTTTCGCtggcaccgtcgtcggccagctggCCTTTGGCTGGCTCGCCGACCACTGGTCGCGCACCAACTCGCTGCTCGTGTCAACCGTCATCCTTGTGGTCTTTACCGcactcgccgccggctcgtACTTCAAGGGTGACGCCGTGGGCATGTTCAACATCCTGGCCGCGTGGCGCTTTTTC GTCGGTATCGGCATCGGAGGAGAGTATCCCGCGGGTAGCGTCGGCGCCGCAGAGTCCACCGGCGAACTGAAGTCGGGCTCGAGGAACCTCTGGTTCATCATGTTCACCAACACCATGATCGACTGG GGCTTTGTCATCGGCG CGTTCGTGCCGTACGTGGTCGCTGCCGCGTGCCACAACAGCCACTACAGCACCATTTGGCGCACCAGCCTGggcatcggcgtcgtcttccccatcttcctcttcgtgCTCCGCCTATTCGTCAAGGAGCCCGAAGAGTTCACCAAGAACTCGATGCGCTACGCCAAGACACCCTACCTGCTGTCCCTCAAGTTCTACGGCTGGcgcctcttcgtcgtcagcCTGATCTGGTTCATCTATGAC TTCTCGGCCTACTCCTTCGGCATCTACTCCTCCACCATCCTGAGCAATCTGTACGGCAACACGGCCCCGCTGACGACCGTCTTCGGCTGGAACACCGTCATCAACCTGTTCTACATCCCCGGCACCATGCTCGGCGCGCCCGCCTCGGACTGGCTGGGACCGCGGtacgccctcgccctcggcgtcttcctGCAGGCCGTCGTGGGCTTCATCATGGCGGGCGACTACTTCAACCTGTCGCAACCCGGCATGGTCGGCggtttcgtcgtcgtctacGGCGTCTTCCTGGCCCTGGGCGAGTTCGGGCCAGGGAACAACATTGGTCTGCTGGCGGCCAAGACGTGCGCTACGGGCATTCGCG GCAAATATTACGGCGTCGCTGCGGCTATTGGAAAGATAGGCGCCTTCGTGGGGACTTGGGGTAACAGCATTCATGTTTCCGGAGGGGCCCGTTCCCGTTGGCTAACCCACCCTTTCACAGTCTTCCCGTACATCCAGGCTGCCGCCggagacgacgccgtcgcctcggcccagTACCCCTTCTGGGTCTCGTCGTCCCTGTGCGTCCTgtccgccgccctcgccgtcttctgcCTGCCGCACATCGGCCAGgacaccatcgccatcgaggacgcCCGCTACCGCGCCTACCTGGAGGCCAACGGCTACGACACGCGGCAGCTGGGTCTCAAGAGGGGCGAGAGCGTTGAGAGTGCGGACGAACGGAGCCCCGTGGAGGGCTTGTCTGAGACGACCAAGGGCGAGAAGACGGTTGGGTGA
- a CDS encoding Alcohol dehydrogenase, translating into MRSIQVTAAGVASWVDIPKPEAGTRDVLLKIKACGICGSDAMYTDYGGIPPRQGCTPLGHEPAAEVVEVGKDITAPDVEIGDHVVIDTMAFADGLLGSGGAQGALSEYVVVHDYEPGKQLKKIPKDIPWHIAALNEPMAVALHAVNRTSPKPGCKVVVFGAGPIGLGAVLGYRRKGASHITVVDVVASRLEKALKVGADAVVNSAEAEDLAAELVRLQGDGATAWNRGTRPGTDVFLDAAGAPPVPGQVARMAKRGATLGVVGVHKTPTELNFGHLISTELNIVFSMGYPTEIFEVTDDIVENWEKYAEIVSDQIPYEKATEALELARSGKANKVVVVFE; encoded by the coding sequence ATGAGATCCATCCAGGTCACTGCAGCTGGGGTGGCATCCTGGGTTGACATCCCCAAGCCCGAGGCCGGTACCAGAGACGTCCTGCTCAAGATCAAAGCCTGCGGCATCTGCGGCTCGGACGCCATGTACACCGACTACGGCGGCATCCCTCCGCGCCAGGGCTGCACGCCTCTCGGTCACgaacccgccgccgaagtcgtcgaggtcggcaaggACATCACCGCCCCGGACGTCGAGATCGGCGACCACGTCGTGATAGACACCATGgccttcgccgacggcctcctcggctcGGGCGGCGCACAGGGCGCGCTGAGCGAGTACGTCGTGGTCCACGACTACGAGCCGGGGAagcagctgaagaagatCCCGAAGGACATCCCCTGGCACATCGCGGCGCTGAACGAGCCGATGGCGGTCGCGCTGCACGCCGTCAACCGGACGAGCCCCAAGCCCGGGTGCAAAGTCGTTGTGTTCGGCGCCGGGCCCATCGGCCTCGGTGCCGTCCTGGGCTACCGCAGGAAAGGGGCGAGCCACATCACCGTCGTGGACGTCGTGGCATCGAGGCTCGAGAAGGCGCTCAAGGTCGGGGCCGACGCGGTGGTCaactcggccgaggcggaggaccTCGCGGCGGAGCTGGTGCGGCTGCAGGGCGACGGGGCCACGGCCTGGAACCGGGGCACGCGGCCGGGGACCGACGTGttcctcgacgcggccgggGCCCCGCCGGTGCCCGGGCAGGTGGCCCGCATGGCGAAGCGCGGCGCCACGCTCGGGGTGGTGGGCGTGCACAAGACGCCGACGGAGCTCAACTTTGGGCATCTCATCTCGACGGAGCTCAACATCGTCTTCAGCATGGGGTACCCGACGGAGATCTTCGAGGTCACCGACGACATTGTCGAGAACTGGGAGAAGTATGCCGAGATCGTCAGCGACCAGATCCCGTACGAGAAGGCGACGGAAGCGCTCGAGCTGGCCAGGTCGGGCAAGGCGAACAAGGTCGTGGTGGTTTTTGAATAG
- a CDS encoding dihydrodipicolinate synthetase, with protein MPATMTATPPPLETEYGAPKADHVRLPDGVYVPTLAFFTESEDIDTNTLERHLVRLINAGVAGIVVHGSNGEAVHLTREERSAMIRCAADTIHQEGHDVKMPLIAGCGAQSTRETLQLCRDAARSGASHALVLPPSYYGPLLDDDRVVRHFHEVADASPIPLLVYNFPAAASGRDLSSDAIVRVARHPNVAGVKLTCGNTGKLARVADEAPEGFFVAGGSADFILQGQVVGGNGSIAGLANVAPRACVRIVELAAQGKMAEARRLQAVVARGDWVAIRTGFVGVKAAVGHFEQYGGAPRRPCVSPSPLELKDIVEGLSELHRLERDLEAQAVGGGGGGGGEEL; from the coding sequence ATGCCTGCTACCATGACGGCCACTCCTCCACCACTCGAAACCGAGTATGGCGCCCCCAAGGCGGACCATGTCCGGCTCCCGGACGGCGTCTACGTCCCCACGCTGGCATTCTTCACCGAGTCGGAGGACATCGACACAAACACGCTCGAGCGCCATCTCGTCCGGCTCATCAACGcgggcgtcgccggcatcgtcgtccacgGGTCCAACGGCGAGGCGGTGCACCTGACGAGGGAGGAACGCAGCGCCATGATCCGCTGCGCCGCCGACACCATCCACCAGGAGGGCCACGACGTCAAGATGCCGCTCATCGCCGGCTGCGGCGCCCAGTCGACCCGCGAGACGCTCCAGCTGTgccgcgacgccgcccgcagcGGCGCCTCCCACGCGCTCGTGCTGCCGCCCAGCTACTACGGCCCCttgctcgacgacgacagggTCGTCCGGCACTTCCACGAGGTCGCGGACGCGTCGCCCATCCCGCTGCTCGTGTACAACTtccccgcggcggcgtccggcCGGGACCTCTCGTCGGACGCCATCGTGCGCGTCGCGCGGCACCCCAACGTCGCGGGCGTCAAGCTGACGTGCGGCAACACGGGCAAGCTCGCGCgcgtggcggacgaggctcccgagggcttcttcgtcgcgggcggcagcgccgacTTCATCCTGCAGGGCCAGGTCGTCGGGGGCAACGGCAGCATCGCGGGGCTCGCCAACGTCGCGCCGCGGGCGTGCGTGCGCATCGTGgagctcgccgcccaggggaagatggccgaggcgcgGCGGCTGCAGGCGGTCGTGGCCAGGGGCGACTGGGTGGCCATCAGGACGGGCTTCGTGGGCGTCAAGGCGGCCGTCGGGCACTTTGAGCAGTACGGCGgcgcgccgaggaggccctgCGTCAGTCCGTCGCCCCTGGAGCTCAAGGACATTGTGGAGGGGCTGAGCGAGCTGCATCGGCTGGAGAGGGACTTGGAGGCACAGgcggttggcggcggcggcggcggcggcggagaggagcTATGA